In one Haloplanus salinus genomic region, the following are encoded:
- a CDS encoding CBS domain-containing protein, whose protein sequence is MHVADAMTPRADVVTVDLPGTRDDALEYLQERGFSSIPVVKPTENGEAYRGLVSRDDLIENPDEDQLALLMREVPTTTADTDIVDVAALMLDEDARRVPVVDGELEGIITVTDVVRAIARGNIDGETPVASLATAAVNTTYHGTPLTVAEREIHYANVPYAVVLDDEGEMTGMLTEVDIIEVARVVEGEDDTGESIASQDDEWMWEGIKAVGNRYFPTRNVEIPREPVSTFMTDDLVTVSGRKAATEVAKLLLSNDIEQVPLVDGGALAGMVRDVDLLKGV, encoded by the coding sequence ATGCACGTAGCCGACGCGATGACGCCCCGCGCGGACGTCGTCACCGTCGACCTCCCGGGCACCCGGGACGACGCCCTCGAGTATCTGCAGGAGCGGGGATTCTCGTCGATTCCCGTCGTCAAGCCGACGGAGAACGGCGAGGCGTACCGCGGCCTCGTCTCGCGGGACGACCTCATCGAGAACCCGGACGAGGACCAGCTCGCGCTCCTGATGCGGGAGGTGCCGACGACGACGGCCGACACCGACATCGTCGACGTGGCGGCGCTGATGCTCGACGAGGACGCCCGCCGGGTGCCGGTCGTCGACGGCGAACTCGAAGGGATCATCACCGTAACCGACGTGGTTCGAGCCATCGCCCGGGGCAACATCGACGGTGAGACGCCGGTCGCGTCGCTGGCGACGGCGGCGGTAAACACCACCTACCACGGGACCCCGCTGACGGTCGCCGAGCGCGAGATTCACTACGCGAACGTCCCGTACGCCGTCGTCCTCGACGACGAGGGCGAAATGACGGGGATGCTCACCGAGGTGGACATCATCGAGGTGGCCCGCGTCGTCGAGGGCGAGGACGACACCGGCGAGAGCATCGCCAGCCAGGACGACGAGTGGATGTGGGAGGGGATCAAGGCGGTCGGGAATCGCTACTTCCCGACCCGGAACGTGGAGATTCCGCGCGAACCCGTCTCGACGTTCATGACCGACGATCTGGTGACGGTCTCCGGCCGGAAGGCGGCGACGGAAGTCGCCAAGCTCCTCCTCTCGAACGACATCGAGCAGGTGCCGTTGGTCGACGGCGGCGCGCTCGCGGGCATGGTCCGCGACGTGGATCTCCTGAAGGGCGTATGA
- a CDS encoding PQQ-binding-like beta-propeller repeat protein: MPSRRAVLAALTALAGCTDGSPSADSTGSPTRTPTGTGAGAGTETPTWTPTSDAVPVRWRHETPHQVLDAVSVGPGVDGPAVYVGSDGGGAGTDGHAFHALDPADGTERWRVSLPTPVVTEPIYADGESGPRVYVATRRSSDAAELSALDPSRGTRVWGFDAPERRRVYPLGATDRTVFVGTRDDDQSRSGEAVHALAAGDGHERWRAESGDAFPNGGAVRRDTLLVRTPARLRALDVETGEERWRVDSPTVMYGPALDSRGERLFVGYDGTVRAVGVADGHERWRREVDFSISGVLTPRAAASTTVFVADRTGRLLALSPQDGGTRWALSVGGDGVRPHVARTSERLFVGGPGVYALDPVSGERAWSFTPSSVEVRVHASTTAFAAVGRDRIHAFDPADGAERWRFAPGPGLAGPAAAGDVAFVGVEGTVYALDGSPASEVNGT, encoded by the coding sequence ATGCCCTCCAGACGAGCGGTTCTCGCCGCGTTGACGGCGCTAGCTGGCTGTACCGACGGATCGCCGTCGGCCGACTCGACGGGGTCGCCGACGCGGACGCCGACCGGAACGGGTGCCGGTGCCGGAACCGAGACGCCGACCTGGACACCGACGAGCGACGCCGTCCCCGTGCGCTGGCGCCACGAGACGCCACACCAAGTGCTCGACGCCGTGTCGGTCGGTCCCGGCGTCGATGGGCCGGCGGTGTACGTCGGAAGCGACGGGGGCGGTGCGGGGACGGACGGCCACGCGTTCCACGCCCTCGACCCCGCGGACGGCACCGAACGGTGGCGCGTGTCGCTCCCGACGCCGGTCGTGACCGAACCCATCTACGCCGACGGGGAGTCGGGACCGCGCGTCTACGTCGCCACGCGTCGGTCGAGCGACGCCGCCGAACTGTCCGCGCTCGACCCCTCGCGTGGGACGCGTGTGTGGGGGTTCGACGCGCCCGAGCGGCGGCGGGTCTACCCGCTGGGCGCGACGGACCGGACGGTGTTCGTCGGGACGCGGGACGACGACCAATCGCGGAGCGGTGAGGCGGTCCACGCGCTGGCCGCCGGCGACGGGCACGAGCGGTGGCGCGCCGAGAGCGGCGACGCGTTCCCGAACGGGGGCGCGGTCCGGCGCGACACGCTTCTCGTACGGACGCCGGCACGGCTCCGGGCGCTGGACGTCGAGACGGGTGAAGAGCGCTGGCGGGTCGACAGCCCGACCGTGATGTACGGCCCGGCTCTCGACTCGCGGGGCGAGCGGCTGTTCGTCGGCTACGACGGCACGGTGCGCGCGGTAGGTGTCGCGGACGGGCACGAGCGGTGGCGCCGCGAGGTCGACTTCTCGATTTCGGGGGTGCTGACCCCGCGTGCGGCCGCGAGCACGACGGTGTTCGTGGCCGACCGCACGGGGCGACTGCTGGCCCTGAGCCCGCAGGACGGCGGGACGCGCTGGGCGCTGTCTGTCGGGGGCGACGGCGTTCGCCCGCACGTCGCCCGGACGAGCGAGCGCCTGTTCGTCGGGGGACCGGGCGTCTACGCCCTCGATCCGGTCTCCGGCGAGCGGGCGTGGTCGTTCACACCCTCGTCGGTCGAGGTGCGCGTCCACGCCTCGACGACCGCCTTCGCCGCCGTCGGCCGCGACCGAATCCACGCCTTCGACCCGGCGGACGGGGCGGAGCGGTGGCGCTTTGCCCCCGGACCGGGACTCGCCGGGCCGGCCGCCGCCGGTGACGTCGCGTTCGTCGGCGTCGAGGGGACGGTGTACGCGCTCGACGGGAGCCCCGCGAGCGAAGTGAACGGCACGTAG
- a CDS encoding YgaP family membrane protein codes for MEPNAGGTDRTARVVLGVLALLSSVAVVVYGGGLSGDLQLVVAGATLVFAAVMFVTVGVRRCPVNALRGRNPCHGRE; via the coding sequence ATGGAACCGAACGCCGGCGGCACCGACCGCACCGCCCGGGTAGTTCTGGGCGTCCTCGCCCTGCTCTCGTCGGTAGCCGTCGTCGTCTACGGCGGCGGGCTGTCCGGCGACCTCCAGTTGGTCGTCGCGGGCGCGACCCTCGTTTTCGCCGCCGTCATGTTCGTCACGGTCGGGGTGCGGCGGTGTCCGGTGAACGCCCTGCGCGGCCGGAACCCCTGTCACGGCCGCGAGTGA
- a CDS encoding sulfatase, translating into MSSDAPGNVLFVVMDTVRADHLTPYGYDRPTTPGLADFAAEATVFEEAVAPAPWTLPVHASLFTGLYPSQHGADQENPYLEGATTLAETLSAAGYDTACYSSNAWITPYTHLTDGFDHQDNFFEVMPGDLLSGPLARAWKTMNDNERLRAIADKLVSLGNVAHEYFAGGEGADSKTPAVIDRTKAFVEDAENWFAFINLMDAHLPYHPPEEFAAEFAPGVDSTAVCQNSKEYNSGARDIDEEEWDAIRNLYDAEIAHIDAQLTRLFDWLKAEDEWENTTVIVAADHGELHGEHDLYGHEFCLYDPLVNVPLMVKHPALDAGRRTDTVELVDLYHTVLDALNVEGGDPAKPGETAVSRDPTRSLLSADYRAFDAAPDPDAGQAAAPAGDYGFVEYSRPVVELKQLEEKASAAGIDLPEDSRFYSRMRAARRPDAKYVRIDRIDDEAYRLDRDPGEATDLAGGDDDAIHDVERVLADFETRVGGAWTGATDADVTDDAVADMDDEAQERLRDLGYLE; encoded by the coding sequence ATGTCGAGCGACGCCCCCGGCAACGTCCTCTTCGTCGTCATGGACACGGTTCGGGCGGACCACCTCACCCCCTACGGCTACGACCGGCCGACGACCCCCGGTCTCGCCGACTTCGCCGCCGAGGCGACCGTCTTCGAGGAGGCCGTCGCCCCCGCGCCGTGGACCCTCCCCGTCCACGCCTCCCTCTTTACGGGGCTGTATCCGAGTCAGCACGGCGCCGACCAGGAGAACCCCTACCTCGAAGGGGCGACCACCCTCGCCGAGACGCTCTCGGCCGCCGGCTACGACACGGCGTGTTACTCCTCGAACGCCTGGATCACGCCCTACACCCACCTCACCGACGGCTTCGACCACCAGGACAACTTCTTCGAGGTGATGCCCGGCGACCTGCTCTCCGGCCCCCTCGCCCGTGCGTGGAAGACGATGAACGACAACGAGCGGCTTCGCGCCATCGCCGACAAACTCGTCTCCCTCGGAAACGTCGCCCACGAATACTTCGCGGGCGGCGAGGGCGCCGACTCCAAGACGCCCGCCGTGATCGACCGCACCAAGGCGTTCGTCGAGGACGCCGAGAACTGGTTCGCGTTCATCAACCTGATGGACGCCCACCTCCCTTACCACCCGCCCGAGGAGTTCGCCGCGGAGTTCGCCCCCGGCGTCGATTCGACGGCTGTCTGCCAGAACTCCAAGGAGTACAACTCCGGCGCGCGCGACATCGACGAGGAGGAGTGGGACGCCATTCGGAACCTCTACGACGCCGAAATCGCCCACATCGACGCCCAGCTTACCCGGCTGTTCGACTGGCTCAAAGCCGAGGACGAGTGGGAGAACACGACGGTCATCGTCGCGGCCGACCACGGCGAACTCCACGGCGAACACGACCTGTACGGCCACGAGTTCTGCCTCTACGACCCGCTGGTGAACGTGCCGCTCATGGTCAAACACCCCGCCCTCGACGCCGGCCGCCGGACCGACACCGTCGAACTCGTCGACCTGTACCACACCGTCCTCGACGCGTTAAACGTCGAGGGTGGCGACCCGGCCAAACCGGGCGAGACGGCCGTTTCCCGGGACCCCACCCGTTCGCTCCTCTCGGCCGACTACCGCGCCTTCGACGCCGCGCCCGACCCCGACGCCGGTCAGGCCGCCGCCCCGGCAGGCGACTACGGCTTCGTCGAATACTCCCGGCCCGTAGTCGAGCTCAAACAACTGGAGGAGAAGGCGTCGGCGGCGGGCATCGACCTCCCCGAGGACTCCCGGTTCTACTCGCGGATGCGCGCCGCGCGCCGCCCCGACGCGAAGTACGTGCGGATCGACCGGATCGACGACGAGGCCTACCGTCTCGACCGGGACCCGGGGGAGGCGACCGACCTCGCCGGCGGCGACGACGACGCCATCCACGATGTCGAGCGCGTCCTCGCGGACTTCGAAACGCGCGTCGGCGGTGCGTGGACCGGCGCTACGGACGCCGACGTGACCGACGACGCCGTCGCGGACATGGACGACGAGGCGCAGGAACGCCTCCGTGACCTCGGCTATCTGGAGTGA
- a CDS encoding DUF7556 family protein, with the protein MASDVTTMGGQSSDVMASVDEGTGTTEFVIADVSRDDAWVSIRLRDAPGLDDWR; encoded by the coding sequence ATGGCGTCCGACGTGACGACTATGGGGGGGCAGAGTTCCGATGTCATGGCTTCGGTCGACGAGGGAACCGGAACGACCGAGTTCGTCATCGCGGACGTATCCCGTGACGACGCCTGGGTGTCGATCCGGCTTCGGGACGCTCCCGGCCTCGACGACTGGCGCTGA
- the polC gene encoding DNA polymerase II large subunit, whose protein sequence is MTPDDERYFERMEERLDEAFDRAERARNRGADPTTEVEIPVARDMADRVENILGIDGVAERVRELDGRMSREEAALALVTDFVEGTVGDYDTDAGKIEGAVRTAVALLTEGVVAAPIEGIDRVEVLPNDDGTEFVNVYYAGPIRSAGGTAQALSVLVADYARSLLGIDEFKPRDDEVERYAEEVGLYDKETGLQYTPKDKETKFIAEHMPIMLDGEATGDEEVSGFRDLERVDTNAARGGMCLVLAEGIALKAPKIQRYTRDLEEVSWPWLQDLIDGAIGGDEAADDAGDDDAEGGDDAEDDDAEPAGPPRVDPSTKFLRDLIAGRPVFGHPSEAGGFRLRYGRARNHGFATAGVHPATMHLVDDFLATGTQIKTERPGKAAGVVPVDTIEGPTVRLANGEVRRIDDPAEALAVRNGVEEILDLGEYLVNYGEFVENNHPLAPASYTVEWWVKEFEGSDADVQALRDDPRVDLDEPTPDEALRWAIEFDCPLHPAYTYLWHDVSVAAVDELAAAVADGDVVALESDGGVGRTTAGRIEAGADALLVEASGDVRRTLETLLVEHVATDEVLRVTDWRPLARSLGVTADLDREWTLDDLSPAAREYDGGDNAIRAVNQVAPFTVRERAPTRIGNRMGRPEKSEGRDLSPAVHTLSPIGEAGGSQRDVGGAARARTDEGRGVVNVQVGRRACPDCGATTHRTQCPGCDAHTEPVYECESCEQVIEPDESGRVHCDRCDRDVTSAEWRRLDVGERYREALDTVGEREAAFEILKGVKGLTSANKTPEPMEKGVLRAKHGVSSFKDGTVRYDMTDLPVTAVRPEELDVTAADFRELGYETDVDGDPLRFDDQLVELKVQDIVLSDGAAEHLLKTADFVDDLLTEFYDLPPFYEVEERQDLVGELVFGMAPHTSAAVVGRVVGFTSAAVGYAHPYFHAAKRRNCFHPETKVWYRDEDGAWHHERIERLVEERLEDPETDDFGTLVQELDGDVHVPSIDDDGEQVLKPVEAVSKHRAPDHLVEIETRSGRAVTVTPDHEVQVFDGGEVESKRASKVADDDQLIKPSHLDTVSPADEPQRIDLLAELLRRDIIDGDRLTIRGIAKSELYDLFTESLSHRWEGTFYPLKSTAEYLGLSKKALSNYVYRESVPVQLLDRLFDSTDALLSAVPDDVKLGVKRDRAQMDRFVKLNERVATLLGYYAAEGFARAQETPKGTIHQTTVCGTETEAREFFIETFRSEFGVEPYRENEARVTVSGRLLRAFFDTILNAGVYAESKRVPQHIFDSSNRIAAAYLRGYFSGDGSVDSTGTTVSASTVSNELKEDIVALLTRFGIEARIRHVEPVLLQDQFPEHYSDNDMAMSKPAYVVHLAGERSVRFSEQIGFHLSRKDEVLRQNVAERSSKEEYARCFDGGNDQYLIDPVESTSISTSNVDSVYCLTVADTHTLITNDLSNCQCDGDEDCVMLLMDGLLNFSQEYLPDQRGGSVAADSRLVTVSPEGEVRFLTVESFWNELDSEIVRDRKFRKKPCLSEGWQTYVFDDDHRASLAPIEKAIRYPAEEDETLLRVETQFGRSLDITADHSLFRYDDGINEVAGEDLEEGDLVLAPRQLDIDPVETTVDVVEAVDDPYVFIDDHVEDLLRTVWESTAHGSDAHDEFMRGLSYRLAKRKIGYDRFERILDAGGFEDVPADVTIGLPGSETGIDRKIPIDEEFAWLLGLFVAEGTLSSTYPAIHNGDEDIVERARSHVESALGHDPSVRWSNRAYEIRLPTVFRDVLYDLGFVDAESYDSSQKVIPESILRAPREVALAFLRGFIAGDGSEKTDDNATIIAFHSTSEDVKDGIVFLLHRLGLVANVSTKTERAGNRQDIYTVTVSGGATDNPLRRILDGEEPYQPKSLVVPIPDSLMEIREMDIEGVKQLIPKYLRRRENVSLEKLREMVTSLENRELPDAAETRLDDLRPLVDGDLSYLRIKRIEEVDYEGRLYDLQVGGEPIFTANWLYAHNSMDAPLVMSSRIDPTEIDDEAHNMDVVREYPLEFYEATREMADPESVDVEIAEDSLGAETEYHGFDHTHDTSNIALGPDLSAYKTLGSMMDKMDAQLNLARKLRAVDETDVAERVIEYHFLPDLIGNLRAFSRQETRCLDCGESYRRMPLSGDCRECGGRVNLTVHEGSVNKYMDTAITVAEEFDCRPYTKQRLEVLQKSLESVFQDDHNKPSRLDDFM, encoded by the coding sequence ATGACGCCCGACGACGAACGCTACTTCGAGCGGATGGAAGAGCGGTTGGACGAGGCGTTCGACCGCGCGGAGCGGGCACGGAACCGTGGCGCCGACCCGACCACCGAGGTGGAGATTCCGGTCGCCCGCGACATGGCCGACCGGGTGGAGAACATCCTCGGCATCGACGGCGTGGCGGAGCGGGTGCGCGAACTCGACGGGCGGATGAGCCGCGAGGAGGCGGCGCTGGCGCTCGTCACCGACTTCGTCGAGGGGACGGTCGGCGACTACGACACCGACGCCGGCAAGATCGAAGGGGCGGTCCGGACCGCCGTCGCCCTCCTGACCGAAGGGGTCGTCGCCGCGCCCATCGAGGGCATCGACCGCGTCGAGGTGCTCCCGAACGACGACGGGACCGAGTTCGTCAACGTCTACTACGCCGGCCCGATCCGCTCGGCGGGCGGGACGGCACAGGCGCTCTCGGTGCTCGTCGCCGACTACGCCCGCTCGCTGCTCGGCATCGACGAGTTCAAACCCCGGGACGACGAGGTGGAGCGCTACGCCGAGGAGGTGGGGCTCTACGACAAGGAGACGGGGCTCCAGTACACGCCGAAAGACAAGGAGACGAAGTTCATCGCCGAGCATATGCCGATCATGCTGGACGGCGAGGCGACTGGCGACGAGGAGGTGTCAGGGTTCCGGGATCTGGAACGCGTCGACACCAACGCGGCCCGCGGCGGGATGTGTCTCGTCCTCGCGGAGGGCATCGCGCTGAAGGCGCCGAAGATCCAGCGGTACACCCGCGACTTGGAGGAGGTGTCGTGGCCGTGGCTACAGGACCTCATCGACGGCGCCATCGGCGGGGACGAGGCGGCCGACGACGCCGGGGACGACGACGCGGAAGGCGGCGACGACGCCGAGGACGACGACGCCGAACCGGCCGGGCCGCCCCGCGTCGACCCCTCGACGAAGTTCCTGCGCGACCTGATCGCCGGGCGGCCGGTGTTCGGTCACCCGTCCGAAGCGGGGGGCTTTCGCCTCCGTTATGGCCGCGCACGCAACCACGGCTTCGCCACCGCGGGCGTCCACCCTGCGACGATGCACCTCGTCGACGACTTTCTCGCGACGGGCACGCAGATCAAGACCGAACGACCGGGGAAGGCTGCGGGCGTCGTCCCCGTCGACACCATCGAAGGGCCGACGGTCCGGCTGGCCAACGGCGAGGTCCGGCGCATCGACGACCCGGCGGAGGCGCTGGCGGTCCGCAACGGCGTCGAGGAGATACTCGACCTCGGCGAGTATCTCGTCAACTACGGCGAGTTCGTCGAGAACAACCACCCTCTCGCGCCCGCCTCGTACACGGTCGAGTGGTGGGTGAAGGAGTTCGAGGGGAGCGACGCGGACGTACAGGCGCTGCGGGACGACCCGCGGGTCGACCTCGACGAACCGACTCCCGACGAGGCGCTCCGCTGGGCGATCGAGTTCGACTGCCCGCTCCACCCGGCGTACACCTACCTCTGGCACGACGTGAGCGTCGCGGCGGTCGACGAACTCGCGGCCGCCGTCGCGGACGGCGACGTGGTCGCACTGGAGAGCGACGGGGGCGTCGGGCGAACGACGGCCGGGCGGATCGAAGCGGGCGCCGACGCCCTCCTCGTCGAGGCGAGTGGCGACGTGCGTCGGACGCTCGAAACGCTCCTCGTCGAACACGTCGCCACGGACGAGGTGCTCCGAGTCACGGACTGGCGACCGCTCGCCCGGTCGCTGGGCGTGACGGCCGATCTGGACCGCGAGTGGACGCTCGACGACCTCTCGCCGGCCGCCCGCGAGTACGACGGCGGCGACAACGCCATCCGCGCCGTGAACCAGGTGGCGCCCTTCACCGTCCGGGAGCGCGCCCCGACCCGCATCGGCAACCGGATGGGTCGCCCGGAGAAGTCGGAGGGGCGCGACCTCTCGCCCGCGGTCCACACCCTCTCTCCCATCGGCGAGGCCGGTGGGAGTCAGCGCGACGTGGGCGGCGCGGCCCGCGCCCGTACCGACGAGGGGCGGGGCGTCGTGAACGTACAGGTGGGCCGCCGGGCGTGCCCCGACTGTGGCGCGACCACCCACCGCACGCAGTGTCCAGGCTGTGACGCCCACACGGAGCCGGTGTACGAGTGCGAGTCCTGCGAGCAGGTGATCGAACCCGACGAGTCCGGGCGCGTCCACTGTGACCGCTGTGACCGGGACGTGACCAGCGCCGAGTGGCGCCGACTCGACGTCGGCGAGCGGTATCGGGAAGCCCTCGACACTGTCGGCGAGCGCGAGGCGGCGTTCGAGATTCTGAAGGGCGTGAAGGGACTCACCTCCGCGAACAAGACGCCCGAGCCGATGGAGAAAGGCGTCCTCCGCGCGAAACACGGCGTCAGCTCGTTCAAGGACGGCACCGTCCGCTACGATATGACGGACCTGCCGGTGACGGCGGTCCGTCCCGAGGAACTCGACGTGACCGCCGCCGATTTCCGCGAACTCGGCTACGAGACCGACGTCGACGGCGACCCGCTCCGCTTCGACGACCAACTGGTCGAGTTGAAGGTCCAGGATATCGTCCTCTCGGACGGCGCGGCGGAACACCTGCTCAAGACGGCCGACTTCGTCGACGACCTGTTGACGGAGTTCTACGACCTGCCCCCCTTCTACGAGGTGGAAGAGCGCCAGGACCTGGTGGGCGAACTCGTCTTCGGGATGGCGCCGCACACCTCGGCGGCCGTGGTCGGTCGGGTGGTCGGGTTCACGTCGGCGGCGGTGGGGTACGCGCATCCGTACTTCCACGCGGCGAAGCGGCGGAACTGCTTCCACCCGGAGACGAAGGTGTGGTATCGGGACGAGGACGGCGCGTGGCACCACGAGCGGATCGAGCGGCTGGTCGAGGAGCGGCTCGAGGACCCCGAAACGGACGACTTCGGCACGCTCGTCCAGGAACTCGACGGCGATGTACACGTGCCGAGCATCGACGACGACGGCGAGCAGGTGCTGAAGCCGGTCGAGGCGGTGTCGAAACACCGGGCGCCGGATCATCTGGTCGAAATCGAGACGCGGAGTGGGCGGGCGGTTACGGTGACGCCGGATCACGAGGTGCAGGTGTTCGATGGGGGAGAGGTCGAATCGAAACGAGCGTCAAAGGTAGCGGACGATGACCAGCTAATCAAACCCTCACATCTCGATACTGTGTCACCAGCAGACGAGCCACAGCGTATCGATTTGCTCGCGGAGTTGCTACGGAGGGATATCATCGATGGCGACCGCCTGACTATCAGAGGAATAGCGAAAAGCGAACTCTACGATCTATTCACCGAGTCGTTGAGCCACAGATGGGAGGGGACGTTCTATCCACTGAAAAGCACCGCCGAGTACCTCGGACTATCGAAAAAAGCACTAAGTAACTACGTCTATCGAGAGAGCGTTCCTGTTCAACTGCTTGACCGACTGTTCGATTCTACCGACGCGCTCCTATCGGCCGTCCCGGACGACGTGAAACTCGGGGTCAAACGAGACCGAGCGCAGATGGATCGATTCGTCAAACTGAACGAACGAGTTGCGACACTCCTGGGATACTACGCTGCGGAAGGGTTCGCTCGCGCACAGGAGACACCCAAAGGAACGATCCACCAGACGACGGTCTGTGGAACCGAAACCGAGGCCCGAGAGTTCTTCATCGAGACGTTTCGATCCGAGTTCGGTGTCGAGCCGTACCGTGAAAACGAGGCGAGGGTGACCGTTTCGGGACGACTACTCCGTGCGTTCTTCGATACAATCCTGAATGCGGGTGTATATGCGGAAAGCAAGCGTGTCCCTCAACACATATTCGATTCGTCGAACCGAATTGCTGCAGCGTATCTACGCGGATACTTTAGCGGCGACGGGTCGGTTGACTCAACGGGAACAACCGTTTCGGCGTCGACGGTCAGCAACGAACTCAAAGAAGATATCGTCGCACTCCTGACCAGATTCGGTATCGAAGCACGGATCAGGCATGTCGAGCCGGTATTGCTCCAAGACCAGTTTCCGGAGCACTACAGTGATAACGACATGGCCATGTCAAAACCGGCGTACGTCGTTCACCTTGCTGGAGAACGTAGCGTCCGATTCTCGGAGCAGATCGGATTCCACCTCTCACGGAAAGACGAAGTGCTTCGTCAAAATGTCGCCGAGCGTAGTAGTAAGGAGGAATACGCGCGCTGTTTCGACGGTGGAAACGACCAATATTTGATCGATCCTGTCGAATCAACGAGTATCAGTACGTCTAACGTCGATTCAGTATACTGTCTTACCGTTGCAGATACCCATACACTGATTACGAACGATCTGTCAAATTGTCAATGTGACGGTGACGAAGATTGCGTCATGCTCCTCATGGACGGGCTGCTCAACTTCAGCCAGGAGTATTTGCCCGACCAGCGAGGCGGGAGCGTCGCCGCCGATTCGCGGCTCGTCACCGTCTCACCCGAGGGCGAAGTCCGCTTCCTGACCGTCGAGTCGTTCTGGAACGAACTCGATAGCGAAATCGTACGCGACAGGAAGTTCCGCAAGAAGCCGTGTCTCTCGGAGGGGTGGCAGACGTACGTCTTCGACGACGATCACCGGGCGTCGCTCGCGCCAATCGAGAAGGCGATCCGATATCCGGCCGAGGAGGACGAAACGCTACTTCGCGTCGAGACACAGTTCGGCCGGTCACTGGACATCACCGCGGATCACAGCCTCTTCCGTTACGACGACGGAATCAACGAGGTCGCCGGCGAGGACCTAGAGGAGGGAGATCTCGTCCTCGCACCGCGCCAACTCGACATCGACCCAGTCGAGACAACGGTCGACGTCGTCGAGGCGGTCGACGACCCGTACGTCTTCATCGACGACCACGTCGAGGACCTGCTCCGAACCGTCTGGGAGTCGACGGCGCACGGGAGCGACGCCCACGACGAGTTCATGCGGGGGCTCTCGTACCGTCTCGCCAAGCGCAAGATCGGTTACGACCGGTTCGAACGTATCCTCGACGCGGGCGGCTTCGAGGACGTCCCGGCCGACGTGACGATCGGATTACCGGGATCCGAGACCGGAATCGACCGCAAGATCCCGATCGACGAGGAGTTCGCCTGGTTGCTCGGCCTGTTCGTCGCCGAGGGAACGCTGTCGAGTACGTATCCGGCGATCCACAACGGCGACGAGGATATCGTCGAACGAGCGCGTTCGCACGTCGAGTCGGCGCTCGGCCACGATCCCTCGGTCAGGTGGTCGAACCGCGCGTACGAGATCCGACTGCCGACGGTCTTCCGGGACGTGCTGTACGACCTCGGATTCGTCGACGCCGAGTCGTACGACTCCAGCCAGAAGGTGATCCCTGAATCCATCCTCCGGGCACCGCGCGAGGTCGCCCTCGCGTTCCTACGGGGGTTCATCGCCGGCGACGGAAGCGAGAAGACGGACGACAACGCGACGATTATCGCCTTCCACTCGACCAGTGAGGACGTCAAGGACGGAATAGTCTTTCTGTTGCATCGGCTCGGCCTCGTCGCCAACGTCTCGACCAAGACGGAACGGGCGGGGAACAGGCAGGACATCTACACGGTGACGGTGTCCGGTGGCGCGACCGACAACCCGCTACGCAGGATTCTCGACGGCGAAGAGCCGTATCAGCCGAAGAGCCTCGTCGTCCCGATTCCGGACTCCCTGATGGAGATACGCGAGATGGACATCGAGGGGGTCAAGCAACTGATTCCGAAGTATCTCCGACGACGCGAGAACGTGTCGCTGGAGAAACTGCGGGAGATGGTCACGTCTCTGGAGAATCGGGAACTGCCGGACGCCGCGGAGACACGACTCGACGACCTGCGACCGCTCGTCGACGGCGACCTCTCCTACCTCCGAATCAAGCGAATCGAGGAGGTCGATTACGAGGGTCGTCTCTACGACCTCCAAGTCGGCGGTGAACCCATCTTCACCGCGAACTGGCTGTACGCGCACAACTCGATGGACGCCCCTCTCGTCATGTCCTCGCGCATCGACCCGACCGAAATCGACGACGAGGCCCACAACATGGACGTGGTTCGGGAGTACCCCCTCGAATTTTACGAGGCGACCCGCGAGATGGCGGACCCCGAGTCGGTCGACGTCGAAATCGCGGAGGACTCGCTCGGGGCGGAGACGGAGTACCACGGCTTCGATCACACCCACGACACCTCGAACATCGCGCTCGGGCCGGACCTCTCGGCGTACAAGACGCTGGGGTCGATGATGGACAAGATGGACGCCCAGTTGAATCTGGCCCGGAAACTCCGCGCGGTCGACGAGACGGACGTGGCCGAGCGGGTCATCGAGTACCACTTCCTCCCGGACCTGATCGGCAACCTGCGGGCCTTCTCGCGCCAGGAGACGCGATGTCTGGACTGCGGCGAGTCGTACCGGCGGATGCCCCTCTCGGGCGACTGTCGGGAGTGTGGCGGGCGCGTGAACCTGACCGTCCACGAGGGGTCGGTGAACAAGTACATGGACACCGCAATCACGGTGGCCGAGGAGTTCGACTGCCGGCCGTACACGAAACAGCGTCTCGAAGTGCTCCAGAAGAGCCTGGAGAGCGTCTTCCAAGACGACCACAACAAGCCGTCGCGGCTGGACGACTTCATGTAG